Proteins encoded by one window of Sulfurospirillum barnesii SES-3:
- a CDS encoding AI-2E family transporter, with protein MRNHTFLIWLSIATLCVLIWLFSPFLKSLGVALLLALTMAPLQQLIAHSMTKYTFSASQRDLFAASLITLFLALMIFLPMSLFFFQLFKHPTTIMETIRSFDSQIHLDVNLLPAYLEWAKEPFETLIMLTNMHKDEIIALLSKWLGSGLKTFLKMLSEMVMIIVFFFFFNLYGRSLFLFLMPIIPLARTIKRQFISEMTITLCVVFYTLLGVIVAQGLAFGLFIAFFDGYNALLLGFLAGISSIIPIVGTALVWVPVAISEYWQGEVMNAVVIAIYSWAMMAFFIDNIVKLLILNYVNRSMNGGEVRTNEFIIFFSIVAGLGAFGFWGFIIGPALVALAISVLKTLRKIHYIRS; from the coding sequence ATGAGGAACCATACCTTTTTGATTTGGCTAAGCATTGCCACTTTGTGTGTACTAATTTGGCTTTTTTCCCCTTTTTTAAAAAGCTTAGGCGTCGCACTTTTACTTGCACTTACCATGGCACCATTGCAACAACTCATTGCTCACTCCATGACTAAATATACTTTTTCAGCCTCTCAAAGAGACCTTTTTGCGGCTTCTTTGATTACCCTTTTTTTAGCATTGATGATTTTTTTACCCATGAGCCTCTTTTTCTTTCAACTCTTTAAACACCCAACCACCATCATGGAGACCATTCGCTCCTTTGATAGCCAAATTCATCTGGATGTTAACCTTTTACCTGCTTATTTAGAGTGGGCAAAAGAGCCTTTTGAGACACTCATTATGCTTACCAATATGCACAAAGATGAAATTATAGCCTTGCTTTCTAAGTGGCTTGGCAGTGGACTGAAGACCTTTTTGAAGATGCTTAGTGAAATGGTGATGATTATTGTCTTTTTCTTCTTTTTTAACCTCTACGGGCGTTCTTTGTTTCTCTTTTTAATGCCTATTATTCCCCTTGCTCGCACCATCAAGCGCCAATTTATCTCTGAGATGACCATCACACTCTGCGTGGTATTTTACACGCTTTTGGGTGTTATTGTTGCGCAAGGCTTAGCTTTTGGGCTTTTTATTGCCTTTTTTGATGGCTACAATGCGCTTTTACTTGGCTTTTTAGCAGGGATTAGCTCGATTATTCCTATTGTGGGAACGGCGCTTGTGTGGGTACCTGTTGCCATTAGTGAGTATTGGCAAGGCGAGGTGATGAACGCTGTGGTCATCGCCATTTATTCGTGGGCGATGATGGCATTTTTTATTGATAACATCGTCAAACTGCTTATCTTAAACTATGTCAATCGCTCCATGAATGGAGGCGAAGTGCGCACGAACGAGTTTATTATTTTCTTCTCCATTGTCGCAGGACTTGGAGCCTTTGGTTTTTGGGGATTTATTATAGGACCAGCTTTGGTTGCTCTTGCCATTAGTGTGCTTAAAACCCTTCGTAAAATCCATTACATAAGATCATAA
- a CDS encoding OmpA family protein has product MRNLRSKSSDQTFWVSYADLMAGLLFVFILLIGAIIIKYVYAQSDLVAIQTDLDAQKQALMLSEEELLQKKRDVESVTHKLIASQEQNLELTTLQARLQAELSKLKSDVSTTEEALLAARALLAEKGKALEDKEVKLELSAKEVENLKRLLLEVENERDENKGALLLAQTELSNTSNTLKLKQGELALLSQKLLDTSLAHQRLVEDLNITKVRIKNLTGIRIKVVEELKSKLGQKINIDPNSGAIRLPSGILFDVGSYELKPEAKKQLKETLQPYLEVLLNDADIRDNIDHIMIEGHTDSDGSYMHNLDLSQKRAYAVMAFIYSWDENKNALLQRYISAIGRSYSDRIFKNGIEDKDASRRIEIKFSLSNKKAINEIETFLERKE; this is encoded by the coding sequence ATGAGAAACCTTCGTTCAAAAAGCAGTGACCAAACCTTTTGGGTTTCGTATGCAGACTTAATGGCAGGATTGTTGTTTGTCTTTATTTTGCTGATTGGCGCCATTATTATCAAATACGTTTATGCGCAAAGCGATTTGGTTGCCATTCAAACAGACCTTGATGCACAAAAACAAGCGCTTATGCTAAGCGAAGAGGAGCTCTTGCAAAAAAAACGTGATGTGGAGAGTGTGACACATAAACTCATTGCCTCTCAAGAGCAAAATCTTGAACTGACTACCTTGCAAGCAAGGCTTCAAGCCGAACTTTCAAAGCTTAAAAGCGATGTGAGCACCACAGAAGAAGCCCTTTTAGCCGCACGTGCACTCTTAGCCGAAAAAGGTAAGGCACTGGAAGATAAAGAGGTAAAATTAGAACTCAGTGCCAAAGAGGTAGAGAATCTTAAACGCCTCCTTTTGGAGGTAGAAAACGAGCGTGATGAAAATAAAGGCGCACTCCTACTTGCCCAAACTGAGCTAAGCAACACCAGCAATACCCTTAAACTCAAACAAGGTGAACTTGCCCTGCTCTCCCAAAAACTCTTAGATACGAGTTTGGCACATCAGCGTTTGGTGGAGGATTTGAATATCACCAAAGTGCGCATTAAAAACCTCACAGGCATTCGCATTAAAGTGGTAGAAGAGTTAAAATCAAAGCTAGGGCAAAAAATCAACATTGATCCCAACAGTGGGGCGATTCGTCTGCCCTCAGGCATCTTATTTGATGTAGGCTCGTATGAGCTCAAACCTGAGGCGAAAAAACAGCTCAAAGAGACCTTGCAACCTTATTTAGAGGTGCTTTTAAACGATGCGGATATTAGGGATAATATTGACCACATTATGATTGAAGGACACACGGATTCGGATGGAAGTTACATGCACAATCTGGATTTGTCGCAAAAAAGAGCCTATGCGGTCATGGCGTTTATCTACTCGTGGGATGAGAATAAAAATGCCCTTTTACAACGCTACATTAGTGCGATTGGACGTTCCTACAGCGATAGAATTTTTAAAAATGGCATAGAAGACAAAGACGCATCACGCCGTATTGAGATAAAATTTAGCCTCTCCAATAAAAAAGCGATTAACGAAATAGAGACCTTTTTAGAGCGTAAAGAGTAA
- a CDS encoding MotA/TolQ/ExbB proton channel family protein — MHEKMNEILKDLNTLEHKNSNCAFIYAKLIALPLLAYLYFLLGYVGLLHFEVGTHSIVLIGLIFAVSLLFAKHNAEFGVCVFHNNLNTFNTELHTYIRKNLMRIGEVEKSNASFNNFMDEYVKGIRNDNYASIAAGVFPTMGILGTFISIALTLPDFSSQTASALEHEISILLSGVGTAFYVSIYGILLSLWWLFFEKRGLSRFDKHVMLIQDASAPLFWTKEEIEQAYLKENLQHFEKIGRMFERLSSSDFFERLNRTIEGKFSLFDEMLKLEGEAVKKSAEHFKTGMETLARSSEKQRNLVQIHEDMLSKLNAFNANSQALHVKMQESNKAILASQQDLLRSLKESALIQGENEPNLEVELLKESLKMIDAETEEIIHKMDTLR; from the coding sequence ATGCATGAAAAAATGAATGAAATACTCAAAGATTTAAACACACTAGAGCACAAAAATAGCAACTGCGCTTTTATTTATGCCAAGCTTATTGCCCTGCCTCTTCTAGCCTACCTCTATTTTCTCTTAGGCTATGTGGGGTTACTTCACTTTGAAGTAGGAACGCACAGTATTGTTTTGATTGGACTTATTTTTGCGGTCTCACTTCTTTTTGCTAAACACAATGCCGAATTTGGCGTGTGCGTGTTTCACAATAATTTAAACACCTTTAACACAGAGCTTCACACCTACATTCGTAAAAATCTAATGCGCATTGGTGAGGTTGAAAAATCCAATGCCAGTTTTAACAATTTTATGGATGAGTATGTCAAGGGCATTCGCAATGACAACTATGCCTCCATTGCCGCTGGGGTTTTCCCGACCATGGGTATTTTAGGGACATTTATCTCTATTGCACTGACACTGCCTGATTTTTCTTCGCAAACCGCCAGTGCGTTAGAGCATGAAATATCCATTTTGCTCAGTGGCGTAGGAACAGCGTTTTATGTCTCCATTTACGGTATTTTGCTCTCCTTGTGGTGGCTCTTTTTTGAAAAAAGAGGTTTAAGCCGTTTTGATAAACATGTGATGCTCATTCAAGATGCCAGTGCACCGCTTTTTTGGACAAAAGAGGAGATTGAACAGGCGTATTTGAAAGAGAATTTACAGCATTTTGAAAAAATTGGCAGAATGTTTGAGCGTTTAAGCTCAAGTGACTTTTTTGAACGCTTAAATCGCACCATTGAGGGTAAATTTAGCCTTTTTGATGAAATGCTAAAATTAGAAGGTGAAGCGGTCAAAAAGAGTGCAGAACATTTTAAAACAGGCATGGAAACATTGGCACGCTCTAGCGAAAAACAGCGCAATTTGGTTCAAATTCACGAAGATATGCTCAGTAAACTCAACGCCTTTAATGCCAACTCGCAAGCCTTACATGTAAAGATGCAAGAGTCCAATAAAGCAATACTCGCAAGCCAGCAAGACCTGCTACGAAGCTTAAAAGAGAGTGCCTTAATACAAGGTGAAAATGAGCCAAATTTAGAAGTGGAATTACTCAAAGAGAGCCTAAAAATGATTGATGCCGAAACGGAAGAAATCATCCATAAAATGGATACTTTACGATAA
- a CDS encoding MAC/perforin domain-containing protein, with the protein MSLPMNTVANRDMVLPQASTLSDTGFLGYGYDVTGLYCHPSSVRAHVIDMHRFLENEVDADRYERKVGSSSDTKAVAAENAMKYCTKLTANLGVDVKYKKLFSGSLSLKFDYKNSCSSKYSFASYFSIMRKASVALIADASDLQPYLSVQFLKDIKSKPCSTLIRLYGTHLMTHIVLGGRLEVLCRSIIEDTEKEKSVEAGIKASYNKIVTADLKVAYDENLVKNNKELQVNIETIGGDPFKCMNVSFDYAKANIDLKSDFSAWRDSLNETNMTLVDMEKGSLIPIVDLIPDDPEYRSKKEELTKAVDKYLSDNEFSMVDHPKPFYRYFCYAIDDHFYTMNWNELKYGNGEYNFEHVECRIYDLKVEGSIPLYRYYNHKKRDHFYTTNWGELKNGDMGYTFEGICGYVFASNKTDKNLVPLYRCLFETNNQTNHFYTLDKSEFANRNTHIDEGIACYVYKPIE; encoded by the coding sequence ATGAGTCTACCTATGAATACTGTTGCCAATAGAGATATGGTTTTGCCGCAAGCTTCAACACTTTCTGATACGGGTTTTTTAGGTTATGGGTACGATGTGACAGGATTGTATTGTCATCCTAGTAGTGTACGTGCACATGTCATTGACATGCATCGTTTTTTAGAAAATGAAGTTGATGCAGATCGCTATGAACGAAAAGTCGGGAGTAGTTCTGATACTAAAGCAGTTGCTGCTGAAAATGCAATGAAATATTGCACAAAACTAACCGCAAACTTAGGAGTAGATGTAAAGTATAAAAAATTATTTTCTGGTTCCTTGTCTCTTAAATTTGACTATAAAAACAGTTGCTCCTCTAAGTACTCTTTCGCTAGTTACTTTAGTATTATGCGTAAAGCAAGTGTTGCTTTGATTGCTGATGCAAGTGATCTTCAACCTTATCTAAGTGTACAATTTTTAAAAGATATTAAATCAAAACCGTGTTCAACACTCATTCGACTTTATGGCACGCATCTTATGACACATATTGTGCTTGGGGGTCGTTTAGAAGTTTTGTGCCGCTCTATCATTGAAGATACGGAAAAAGAAAAAAGTGTTGAGGCAGGTATTAAAGCATCCTATAACAAAATCGTAACGGCTGATCTTAAGGTAGCCTATGATGAAAATTTGGTCAAAAACAACAAAGAACTTCAAGTGAATATTGAAACTATTGGTGGTGATCCTTTTAAATGTATGAATGTTTCATTTGATTATGCAAAAGCAAATATTGATCTTAAAAGTGATTTTTCCGCATGGAGGGATAGTCTTAATGAGACAAATATGACGCTTGTCGATATGGAAAAAGGCTCACTCATTCCTATTGTAGATTTAATTCCTGACGATCCAGAATATAGAAGTAAAAAAGAAGAACTTACAAAAGCGGTTGATAAATATTTAAGTGATAATGAATTTAGTATGGTTGATCATCCCAAACCTTTTTATCGTTATTTTTGTTATGCGATAGATGATCATTTTTACACAATGAATTGGAATGAGTTGAAATACGGTAATGGTGAATACAACTTTGAACATGTTGAATGTCGAATTTATGATCTTAAAGTTGAGGGAAGTATCCCATTATATCGCTATTATAACCATAAGAAGAGAGACCATTTTTATACAACAAACTGGGGTGAATTAAAAAATGGAGACATGGGTTATACGTTTGAAGGCATTTGTGGGTATGTATTTGCATCCAATAAAACAGATAAAAATCTTGTTCCTTTATATCGTTGCTTATTTGAAACAAACAATCAAACAAATCATTTTTATACACTGGATAAATCAGAATTTGCCAATAGAAATACGCATATTGATGAGGGTATAGCGTGCTATGTTTATAAACCTATAGAGTAA
- a CDS encoding CHAD domain-containing protein, protein MSKKICLESPSIKDLLQETFLKAIHNIARYLDDVLQTKEAESLHQFRVNIRLARSLCKEFSMFMEKNHKKALSDRLEGLQQETNDMRDLDVFIECIQTYKTKVDKACESEFKRIEKALLREKKAAYVQFCKQYSVHQENVTAIEALLKDEQLYLSQAEGKWFVPAQKILEKRFKKIAKLSQKIALDSANEQFHTLRLHYKKLRYTCDALQLTAFAKSFKPIQTAFGHVQDKNMQIAYIQQHHANKSVFLEQIIALLEEELLEDKRQCIKKSNKRSIEKLHKKLHAIITCKKR, encoded by the coding sequence ATGTCAAAAAAGATTTGTTTAGAATCACCTAGTATCAAAGATTTGCTTCAAGAAACATTCCTAAAAGCAATCCATAATATCGCACGGTATCTGGATGATGTGCTACAAACAAAAGAGGCTGAAAGCTTGCATCAGTTCCGTGTTAATATACGTCTTGCACGTTCTTTGTGTAAAGAATTTAGTATGTTTATGGAAAAAAATCATAAAAAAGCTCTGAGTGATAGGCTAGAAGGTTTACAGCAAGAGACCAACGATATGCGTGATCTTGATGTCTTTATCGAATGTATACAAACCTATAAAACAAAGGTAGATAAAGCATGTGAAAGTGAGTTTAAGCGTATTGAAAAAGCACTCTTACGTGAAAAAAAAGCTGCGTATGTGCAGTTTTGTAAACAATACAGTGTTCATCAAGAAAATGTTACAGCCATAGAGGCACTGCTTAAGGATGAACAGCTGTATCTTTCCCAAGCAGAAGGCAAATGGTTTGTGCCTGCTCAAAAGATTCTCGAAAAACGTTTCAAAAAAATCGCTAAACTCTCACAAAAAATCGCTCTAGACTCGGCTAATGAACAGTTTCATACACTAAGGCTTCATTATAAAAAGCTTCGTTATACATGCGATGCGCTACAATTAACAGCATTTGCAAAAAGTTTTAAGCCGATACAAACAGCGTTTGGACATGTCCAAGATAAAAATATGCAAATAGCATACATTCAACAACACCATGCCAATAAGAGTGTTTTTTTAGAACAAATTATTGCATTGCTGGAAGAAGAGTTATTGGAAGACAAGCGTCAATGCATCAAAAAATCCAATAAAAGAAGCATTGAAAAATTGCACAAAAAACTGCATGCTATCATTACATGTAAAAAGAGATAA
- a CDS encoding M48 family metallopeptidase, producing the protein MPKLTYISHYPEHLKAQIRQLIEEEKLGKYLLAKYPTTHTITSDKALYAYVMELRTAFLRKSEPITKVLYDGKISDINDALGLHRITIKNHGGRLRSKSEIRVASVFKSTPELFLKMICVHELAHLKEKEHNKAFYALCEKMEPSYHQLEFDVRLYLTHLDLFGKVYST; encoded by the coding sequence ATGCCAAAATTAACCTACATTTCCCATTACCCTGAACACTTAAAAGCGCAGATTCGCCAGCTCATTGAAGAAGAGAAGTTGGGAAAATACTTGCTTGCAAAATACCCCACCACGCATACCATCACCAGCGATAAAGCACTGTATGCGTATGTGATGGAACTTCGCACAGCCTTTTTACGCAAAAGTGAACCCATAACCAAAGTACTCTACGATGGAAAAATCAGCGATATTAACGATGCATTAGGTCTGCATCGCATCACCATCAAAAACCACGGAGGCAGGCTTCGTAGCAAAAGTGAGATTCGAGTGGCTAGCGTGTTTAAAAGCACACCTGAGCTTTTTTTAAAAATGATTTGCGTGCACGAATTGGCGCATTTAAAAGAAAAAGAGCATAACAAAGCCTTTTACGCCTTATGCGAGAAAATGGAGCCAAGTTACCATCAGTTAGAGTTTGATGTGAGGCTTTATCTCACGCATTTGGATTTGTTTGGGAAGGTGTACTCAACCTAA
- a CDS encoding DMT family transporter, which translates to MNKVKAHLMVLLATFLIAGSFIVSKKLAGVIHPISLTLLRFLVAVTFLAPFILLDVQKRAHMRHTFARALLISFFYTLYFILFFKALEYTSALSTGTLYTLVPLVTAILCIFFFKERISQKQLFVYVCGIVGTLMVVFKGDMTLLLRFSLEKGELIFLGAILCMSLYAICMKVLHKKEDNMLVLVFMTLIGGVLWMFGATLLFKIPLQWNTLNLPSLSYLLYLSIIATFFTSYLYQKGTVGIGPKKVMAYVYLSPASIALLLYFMEGTTLSWEVFLGIGISAVATFLLLI; encoded by the coding sequence GTGAATAAAGTTAAAGCCCATCTTATGGTACTTCTTGCCACATTTTTAATCGCAGGCTCTTTCATCGTCTCGAAAAAACTCGCAGGGGTCATTCATCCCATTTCATTAACCTTGCTTCGTTTTCTTGTTGCTGTAACTTTTCTCGCCCCTTTTATTCTGCTTGATGTGCAAAAAAGAGCACACATGAGACACACGTTTGCTCGAGCGCTTCTCATCAGCTTTTTTTATACTTTGTATTTCATCCTTTTTTTTAAAGCGTTAGAGTACACAAGTGCGCTAAGTACTGGAACACTCTATACCCTTGTACCTTTAGTGACTGCCATTTTGTGCATTTTCTTTTTTAAAGAACGCATCAGCCAAAAACAACTGTTTGTTTATGTTTGTGGTATTGTAGGAACACTGATGGTTGTTTTTAAAGGGGATATGACACTTTTGCTTCGCTTCTCACTGGAAAAGGGCGAACTCATCTTTTTAGGCGCAATTTTATGCATGTCACTCTACGCAATCTGCATGAAAGTCTTGCACAAAAAAGAGGATAACATGCTTGTGCTTGTTTTTATGACTCTGATCGGGGGAGTGCTTTGGATGTTTGGAGCCACACTTCTTTTTAAGATTCCACTGCAATGGAACACATTAAACCTGCCTTCGCTTAGTTACCTGCTCTATCTTTCTATCATTGCAACGTTTTTCACCTCATACTTATATCAAAAAGGTACAGTTGGTATTGGTCCCAAAAAGGTCATGGCGTATGTCTACCTAAGCCCTGCAAGCATCGCTCTTTTGCTCTACTTCATGGAAGGAACCACCCTCTCATGGGAAGTTTTTTTAGGCATTGGTATTTCAGCCGTTGCTACGTTTTTATTGCTTATTTAG
- a CDS encoding DMT family transporter, protein MVALIAMGLLSALFFSSTFVLNRLMSLEGGHWVWSASLRYVFMILFLMLVIRFFQGKKPLEELFQLFAKHWLFWMVAGSIGFGCFYALLCFSADYAPAWVIAATWQLTIIASLFVLMLFGRVFPKRIWVFSTIIVIGVGLINTSHITEFHFLVFAKGAFPVLIAAFCYPFGNQLVWESKHGHKHFPKIDSPLLDNAFNKVFLLSLGSLPFWLLLVAFTHPPAPTLGQVVNTAFVALLSGLVATTLFLLARHCAHTSSELAAVDATQSSEVVFALLAEMLFLGALFPNMQAWIGMALVFMGLGLFIYFQERR, encoded by the coding sequence ATGGTTGCTTTGATTGCTATGGGATTACTCTCCGCTCTTTTTTTTAGCTCCACCTTTGTGCTCAATCGCCTTATGAGTTTAGAAGGGGGGCATTGGGTTTGGTCGGCATCGCTTCGGTATGTTTTTATGATACTCTTTTTAATGCTTGTCATTCGTTTCTTTCAAGGCAAAAAACCACTTGAAGAACTTTTTCAGCTTTTTGCAAAGCATTGGCTCTTTTGGATGGTGGCTGGGAGCATTGGATTTGGTTGTTTTTATGCTCTTTTGTGTTTTAGTGCCGACTATGCTCCTGCGTGGGTGATTGCGGCTACGTGGCAGTTGACCATTATCGCTTCATTGTTTGTGCTAATGCTGTTTGGCAGAGTGTTTCCTAAGCGTATTTGGGTTTTTTCAACCATCATTGTTATCGGTGTGGGATTGATTAATACTTCGCATATTACAGAGTTTCATTTTTTAGTGTTTGCTAAAGGAGCGTTTCCTGTGCTTATTGCAGCATTTTGTTATCCTTTTGGAAATCAGCTTGTATGGGAGTCAAAACACGGGCACAAACACTTTCCCAAAATTGACTCACCCTTGTTGGACAATGCGTTTAACAAAGTTTTTTTACTCTCTTTGGGCTCACTCCCGTTTTGGTTGCTGCTTGTTGCCTTCACGCATCCTCCCGCACCAACACTCGGACAAGTCGTAAACACCGCTTTTGTGGCATTACTTTCAGGACTTGTGGCAACCACACTTTTTTTACTGGCACGGCATTGTGCGCATACCTCTAGTGAGTTAGCCGCTGTAGATGCAACGCAATCAAGTGAAGTTGTTTTTGCTCTTTTAGCAGAGATGTTGTTTTTAGGAGCGCTTTTCCCTAATATGCAAGCATGGATAGGGATGGCATTGGTTTTTATGGGACTAGGGTTATTTATTTATTTTCAAGAGAGGCGATAA
- a CDS encoding GGDEF domain-containing protein, whose protein sequence is MIAMIVKMQTLVDYIVAHSPCRDKEALARLNHYVWITFIMIPLSLATAFYNLYIQHFILSISLILFCIYLIGSLFIIPNTPKVYQIYYTAVIFFSTLFLYLVYQSDEDYSLILWLFTYPVGIIFLLGNRMGFILSISLLAMSALLFLTMEHINDTYTLAFSVRFFITYIVVTSIVSWIEYYRARYQAETLRTQAALLLEQANLKKEIQRRTILEKELQRLAQTDPMTSLFNRRHFLKLAQKEITRAIRYHYTLCFAVLDVDYFKRINDTLGHPVGDIVVKTLANYLQKSLRENDIVARIGGEEFAFLLLHVNEEQARVKMEKVREEISQIVVNYSDSKELRLTVSIGLAMLSEVTNTLDSLYMKADQKLYEAKKAGRNCVR, encoded by the coding sequence ATGATAGCGATGATTGTTAAAATGCAAACCCTTGTTGATTATATTGTTGCGCACTCGCCGTGTAGAGATAAAGAAGCGCTTGCACGACTTAATCATTATGTATGGATTACATTTATCATGATTCCACTCTCTCTTGCTACGGCGTTTTATAACCTTTATATCCAACATTTTATTTTATCCATTAGTTTAATTCTTTTTTGTATCTATTTGATTGGTTCACTTTTTATTATTCCAAACACCCCTAAAGTCTACCAGATTTATTACACGGCGGTTATTTTTTTTAGCACCTTGTTTCTCTACCTTGTCTATCAATCCGATGAAGATTATTCACTTATTTTGTGGCTTTTTACTTATCCTGTTGGGATTATTTTTTTGTTGGGAAACCGTATGGGGTTTATTTTAAGTATAAGCCTTTTAGCGATGAGTGCGCTTTTGTTTCTCACTATGGAACACATCAACGATACGTATACCCTTGCGTTTAGTGTGCGTTTTTTTATTACGTATATTGTTGTTACGTCTATTGTGAGTTGGATTGAATACTACCGTGCCCGCTATCAAGCAGAGACACTCAGAACACAAGCGGCCCTTTTGTTGGAACAAGCCAATCTTAAAAAAGAGATTCAAAGACGTACCATCCTTGAAAAAGAGTTGCAACGCCTTGCCCAAACCGACCCAATGACTTCCCTATTTAACCGTCGTCACTTTTTAAAATTGGCGCAAAAAGAAATTACCAGAGCCATTCGCTACCACTACACACTGTGTTTTGCAGTCCTTGATGTGGATTATTTTAAACGTATCAATGACACATTAGGGCATCCTGTGGGGGATATTGTGGTAAAAACCTTAGCCAATTACCTTCAAAAAAGTCTGCGTGAAAATGACATCGTAGCACGTATTGGTGGTGAAGAGTTCGCCTTTTTGCTTTTACATGTAAACGAAGAACAAGCCCGTGTCAAAATGGAAAAAGTGCGAGAAGAGATTAGCCAAATTGTTGTGAATTATAGTGATTCTAAAGAGTTAAGGCTCACCGTAAGCATTGGTCTTGCGATGCTGAGTGAGGTAACCAACACCCTTGATAGTCTCTATATGAAAGCCGATCAAAAACTCTATGAGGCAAAAAAAGCAGGACGAAACTGTGTGCGTTAA
- a CDS encoding D-amino-acid transaminase, producing the protein MENIVFLNGDFCKAEDAKISIFDRGFIFGDGIYEVVPVLKGKVIDKAPFYERFEASLKKISLTSPFCRAELDAILDTLIAKNDVVEGGIYMQVTRGVAPREFYFPENTPATFMAYTFKKNIIDNPLATTGVKVASCEDIRWKRRDIKSISLLGQVLAKEEVHQKGVYEGWMVEDGMVTEGTSSAAFIIKDGVIITRPLSNAILPSIRRKLLLEYTKAHNIKVEERLFSIEEALKADEAFMASATTFVLPIIEIDGKPIGSGKPGPMVQKLREMYIEAALKEASESK; encoded by the coding sequence ATGGAGAATATTGTTTTTTTAAACGGTGATTTTTGTAAGGCAGAAGATGCCAAAATCTCTATTTTTGATAGAGGATTTATTTTTGGTGATGGTATTTATGAAGTGGTACCTGTTCTTAAGGGTAAAGTGATAGATAAGGCGCCTTTTTATGAGCGTTTTGAAGCAAGTTTGAAAAAAATCAGCCTCACATCGCCTTTTTGCAGAGCTGAGCTTGATGCCATTTTAGATACGCTCATCGCAAAAAACGACGTCGTTGAAGGTGGTATCTACATGCAAGTCACCCGTGGTGTTGCTCCTCGTGAGTTTTATTTTCCTGAAAATACACCTGCTACGTTTATGGCATATACTTTCAAAAAGAACATCATTGACAACCCACTTGCAACCACAGGTGTTAAAGTCGCTAGTTGCGAAGACATCCGATGGAAACGCCGTGACATCAAGTCTATCTCTCTTTTAGGTCAAGTTTTAGCCAAAGAAGAAGTCCACCAAAAAGGTGTGTATGAGGGTTGGATGGTTGAAGATGGTATGGTGACGGAGGGAACGTCATCTGCGGCGTTTATTATTAAAGATGGTGTGATTATCACCCGTCCACTCTCCAATGCCATTTTGCCAAGCATTCGCAGAAAACTTTTACTTGAATACACCAAAGCGCATAACATTAAGGTAGAAGAGCGTCTGTTTAGCATTGAGGAAGCTTTGAAGGCTGATGAAGCGTTTATGGCAAGTGCAACCACCTTTGTTTTGCCGATTATTGAGATAGATGGCAAACCAATTGGTAGCGGAAAACCAGGGCCTATGGTACAAAAACTCCGTGAGATGTATATTGAAGCCGCACTTAAAGAGGCGTCTGAGAGTAAATAA